A genomic window from Nodosilinea sp. FACHB-141 includes:
- the asnS gene encoding asparagine--tRNA ligase — protein MPRIRDILHKGEPGQSTTIQGWVRTKREAKGVTFVDVNDGSSMAGLQVVLNADLAGYDTVVKDLTTGSSVEIGGTLVESPGKGQRVELQGDSITVFGTADGETYPLQKKRHSFEYLRTLGHLRSRTNTLSAVFRVRNACAQAIHQFFNERSFLWIHTPIITASDCEGAGEMFAVTGLNLANPPKDKAGAVDYSQDFFGKPAYLTVSGQLEAEIMAMAFTDVYTFGPTFRAENSNTSRHLAEFWMVEPEMAFCDLTGNMDLAEEFLKYIFHSVLEQCPEDMTFFNDRIDNSVLATADNIINNTFERITYTDAVKLLEKTDRKFEFPVEWGIDLQSEHERYLAEELFKKPVIVTDYPTGIKAFYMRLNDGGETVAAMDVLAPKVGEIIGGSQREERLDVLERRIVEAGLDPATYWWYLDLRRFGTVPHAGFGLGFERLVQFMTGMSNIRDVIPFPRTPDSIEF, from the coding sequence ATGCCGCGCATCCGAGACATTCTGCACAAAGGCGAACCGGGTCAGAGCACCACCATCCAAGGCTGGGTGCGCACTAAGCGTGAGGCCAAGGGCGTCACCTTTGTGGATGTCAACGATGGCTCATCGATGGCGGGTTTGCAGGTAGTGCTCAATGCCGACCTAGCGGGCTACGACACCGTCGTCAAAGACCTCACCACTGGGTCGTCGGTCGAAATTGGCGGCACCCTGGTAGAATCACCCGGCAAAGGCCAGCGCGTGGAGTTGCAGGGCGATTCAATCACCGTGTTTGGTACGGCAGACGGAGAAACCTACCCGCTTCAGAAAAAGCGGCATTCCTTTGAGTATTTGCGAACGCTGGGGCATCTCAGGTCACGTACTAATACCCTCAGCGCCGTCTTTCGGGTTCGCAATGCCTGCGCCCAGGCAATCCATCAGTTCTTCAATGAGCGCAGCTTTTTGTGGATTCACACCCCCATCATTACCGCCAGTGACTGCGAGGGGGCAGGGGAAATGTTTGCCGTCACGGGGTTAAACCTGGCAAATCCGCCCAAGGATAAAGCCGGCGCAGTGGACTACAGCCAAGATTTCTTTGGCAAGCCCGCCTACCTCACCGTCAGCGGCCAGCTTGAGGCCGAGATTATGGCGATGGCCTTTACCGATGTCTACACCTTTGGTCCCACCTTTCGGGCTGAAAATTCTAACACCTCCCGCCACCTGGCCGAGTTTTGGATGGTGGAACCGGAGATGGCCTTCTGCGACCTGACCGGCAATATGGATTTGGCTGAAGAATTCCTCAAGTACATCTTCCACTCAGTGCTAGAGCAGTGCCCGGAGGATATGACGTTCTTCAACGATCGCATCGACAACTCAGTGTTGGCCACCGCCGACAACATTATCAACAACACCTTCGAGCGCATCACCTACACCGATGCGGTGAAGCTGCTAGAAAAGACAGACCGAAAATTTGAATTTCCAGTCGAGTGGGGCATCGACTTGCAGTCAGAGCACGAGCGCTACCTGGCGGAGGAACTGTTCAAAAAGCCAGTGATCGTCACCGACTACCCCACCGGCATCAAAGCCTTCTACATGCGCCTCAACGATGGCGGTGAAACCGTCGCTGCCATGGATGTGCTAGCCCCTAAGGTGGGTGAGATCATCGGCGGCTCCCAGCGGGAAGAACGGCTGGATGTTCTGGAGCGCCGCATTGTCGAGGCGGGGCTAGATCCAGCGACTTACTGGTGGTACCTCGATTTACGCCGCTTTGGCACCGTGCCCCACGCTGGGTTCGGTCTAGGTTTCGAGCGCCTGGTGCAGTTTATGACCGGCATGAGCAACATCCGCGATGTTATTCCCTTCCCCCGTACCCCGGACAGCATCGAGTTTTAG
- a CDS encoding recombinase family protein has translation MRIVAYCYREVGASTAPFLETLEEEMLASVERVYTDVALPTELEYRPERDRLLADLQANPADRVLVDNLAALGNNPEDIRHWVQALASAGAEVVTLTDDAVDLDSILQGANLASDQRRRRLREGHARSRLQALPPPGKPPYGYRRGQGRYLIDRATAPVVTAFVNEFLLYGSLRGAVRFIEGKLGKRISVSTGRRWLTHPVYRGDLQYQDGNVLRDTHAAIISREEAAQIDRLLRRNRPLPPRTAGAPRSLAGLVTCQSCGQPLTISKTAPRGQAKSYLYLRSSGCPRSPGCPAIPYDDALHRIVNQICQELPPAVAQFTARIPPGAPAPSTSLQGAIAAKEAAIAQLPTLEESGVLDAETAALRRYKLRGEISTLHQQLAQLPPVNLQELSQSVSIPQFWLDLSEAERRFFFREFIRNIQIVRQDKDWWIELVLVF, from the coding sequence ATGCGCATTGTCGCCTACTGCTACCGAGAAGTTGGGGCCTCAACCGCTCCCTTTCTTGAGACCCTAGAGGAGGAGATGCTGGCATCGGTGGAACGGGTATATACCGATGTAGCATTGCCAACTGAGCTAGAGTATCGGCCAGAGCGCGATCGCCTGCTAGCCGACCTGCAAGCTAATCCCGCCGATCGGGTTTTGGTGGACAACCTTGCTGCCTTGGGCAACAATCCCGAAGACATTCGCCACTGGGTACAGGCCCTGGCCTCTGCCGGGGCTGAAGTGGTCACTCTAACCGATGACGCCGTTGATTTAGACAGCATCTTGCAGGGGGCCAACCTGGCTAGCGATCAGCGCCGCCGCCGCCTGCGCGAGGGGCATGCCCGCAGCCGTCTACAGGCGCTACCGCCCCCGGGCAAGCCACCCTACGGCTACCGTCGGGGCCAGGGCCGTTACCTGATCGATCGCGCCACGGCTCCGGTAGTCACCGCCTTTGTCAACGAATTTTTGCTCTACGGCTCGCTGCGGGGGGCTGTGCGGTTCATCGAGGGCAAGCTGGGCAAGCGAATTTCGGTGTCTACCGGGCGGCGCTGGCTCACCCACCCGGTGTATCGAGGCGACCTGCAATACCAGGATGGCAACGTCCTGCGCGACACTCATGCCGCTATTATCAGCCGCGAAGAGGCGGCCCAGATCGATCGCCTGCTGCGCCGCAACCGCCCTCTGCCGCCACGTACCGCTGGGGCACCGCGATCGCTAGCCGGCCTCGTCACCTGTCAATCATGCGGGCAACCTCTGACCATTTCCAAAACCGCTCCCCGAGGTCAGGCCAAAAGCTATCTTTACCTGCGATCTAGCGGCTGCCCCAGGTCTCCCGGCTGCCCCGCCATTCCCTACGACGATGCCCTACATCGCATCGTGAATCAGATCTGTCAAGAGTTGCCCCCGGCGGTAGCCCAATTCACGGCCAGAATTCCCCCCGGTGCTCCCGCCCCCAGCACCAGTTTGCAGGGTGCGATCGCTGCTAAGGAGGCCGCGATCGCCCAGTTGCCCACCCTAGAAGAATCTGGCGTTCTGGACGCTGAAACTGCTGCTTTACGCCGCTACAAGCTAAGGGGCGAAATTTCCACCCTGCACCAGCAGCTCGCTCAGCTACCCCCCGTTAACCTGCAGGAGCTGTCCCAGTCAGTGTCAATTCCCCAGTTTTGGCTCGATCTCTCTGAAGCCGAGCGGCGCTTCTTCTTCCGCGAATTCATCCGCAACATCCAGATCGTGCGACAGGATAAAGATTGGTGGATAGAGTTGGTACTGGTGTTTTAA
- a CDS encoding ribonuclease Z encodes MQITFLGTSSGVPTRARNVSSVALRLPQRAEVWLFDCGEGTQHQFLRSEFKSSQIRRIFITHMHGDHIFGLMGLLASCGLAGNRQQRIDIYGPKPLNDYLQASRRYSQTHFSLPIKIHAVEPGLVFEDDDFRVTCDLLEHRVPAYGYRIEERDRPGHFDVKRAQALGIPSGPIYGQLKQGQRVKLDDGRTINGADLCGPDLVGRKLVYCTDTIYCDRAVTLAIQADVLIHEATFSHRDADLAYQRLHSTSTMAAQVALSAQAKQLIMTHFSPRYAPGNDIQLPDLLAEARAIFPNTNLAHDFLVYDIPRHDEKVLASSSV; translated from the coding sequence TTGCAGATTACATTTTTGGGTACCAGTTCTGGCGTGCCAACCCGCGCCCGCAATGTGTCGAGTGTGGCCCTGCGGCTGCCCCAGCGGGCCGAGGTGTGGCTGTTTGACTGTGGCGAAGGCACCCAGCACCAATTTTTGCGCAGCGAGTTTAAGTCGAGCCAAATTCGCCGCATTTTTATTACCCACATGCACGGCGACCACATTTTTGGCCTGATGGGGCTGCTGGCCAGCTGTGGCCTGGCGGGCAACCGACAGCAGCGCATCGATATCTACGGCCCCAAGCCCCTTAATGACTACCTGCAAGCTAGCCGCCGCTATTCCCAAACCCACTTTTCGCTGCCGATCAAAATCCACGCCGTGGAGCCCGGCTTGGTATTTGAGGACGACGACTTTCGGGTGACCTGCGATTTGCTAGAGCACCGGGTGCCCGCCTACGGCTATCGCATTGAGGAGCGCGATCGCCCCGGCCACTTCGATGTCAAACGCGCCCAGGCCCTAGGCATTCCCTCTGGCCCCATCTACGGTCAGCTGAAGCAGGGGCAGCGGGTCAAGCTTGATGACGGTCGCACTATCAATGGGGCCGATCTCTGCGGGCCAGATCTGGTGGGGCGCAAGCTGGTGTACTGCACCGACACAATCTATTGCGATCGCGCCGTCACCCTCGCCATCCAAGCCGACGTATTGATCCACGAGGCTACCTTCTCCCACCGTGACGCCGACTTAGCCTACCAACGGCTGCACTCTACCTCAACCATGGCAGCTCAGGTCGCCCTTAGCGCCCAGGCCAAACAGCTGATCATGACCCACTTCAGCCCTCGCTACGCTCCGGGCAACGATATTCAGCTGCCCGACCTACTGGCCGAGGCCCGGGCCATCTTTCCCAACACTAACCTGGCCCATGACTTTCTGGTCTACGACATTCCGCGCCATGACGAGAAGGTGCTGGCGTCCTCCTCCGTCTAG
- a CDS encoding HEAT repeat domain-containing protein has protein sequence MYDDDLSTLNPELEFADPLDALGPVDEEQAPQFDPEAMLPLLTAADPQQRMLAARAFCEVEDRRAVGPLTTLLSDPCPLVRVSAAYALGRNPDRSAVEPIIAQLTTDWNGYVRKGLVWALGNAHDARSLLPLIEALRTDIAAVRLWAASALAQMAQVNYESVIAAIPPLIEGLRRDPVPAVRSNCAWTVGQLCRELPSNVVYHTAIDALIESFAEEDDLGVREDARTALLKVGDTRGLQTIEEIEQDGFFF, from the coding sequence ATGTATGACGACGATCTCTCCACACTAAACCCCGAACTGGAGTTTGCCGACCCCCTCGATGCCCTGGGCCCCGTAGACGAGGAACAAGCTCCCCAGTTCGACCCCGAGGCGATGCTGCCCCTGCTGACCGCCGCCGATCCGCAGCAGCGCATGCTAGCGGCGCGGGCCTTTTGCGAGGTAGAAGACAGGCGGGCGGTGGGCCCCCTGACAACGCTGCTGAGCGATCCCTGTCCCCTGGTGCGGGTGAGTGCCGCCTATGCCCTGGGCCGCAACCCCGATCGCTCGGCGGTAGAGCCCATCATTGCCCAGTTGACCACCGACTGGAATGGCTACGTGCGCAAGGGTCTAGTGTGGGCCCTGGGCAACGCCCACGATGCGCGATCGCTGCTGCCCCTAATCGAAGCCCTGCGCACCGATATTGCCGCCGTGCGGCTGTGGGCGGCCAGCGCCCTGGCCCAGATGGCACAGGTCAACTACGAGTCGGTCATTGCCGCCATTCCCCCCCTGATCGAAGGGCTGCGCCGCGACCCAGTTCCGGCAGTGCGCAGCAACTGCGCCTGGACTGTAGGTCAGCTCTGCCGCGAGCTGCCCTCTAACGTGGTCTATCACACGGCGATCGATGCCCTGATCGAAAGCTTCGCTGAAGAAGATGACCTGGGCGTGCGCGAAGACGCCCGCACCGCCCTGCTCAAGGTGGGCGATACGCGCGGTCTACAAACCATCGAAGAAATCGAGCAGGATGGTTTCTTTTTTTAG
- a CDS encoding LptF/LptG family permease, whose protein sequence is MDRYIAKELTMPFLFGVGAFSSIGISIGALFELIRRITESGLAITLAAQIFLLKLPEFIVLAFPMSTLLATMMTYSRFSSDSELIALRGVGVSIRRIITPAVVLSLLVTGLTFVFNELITPAANYRAAITLEQALKSERPPFQERNIFYQEFQPASDDPAAQELKRQFYARRFDGTTMHGLTILDFSQKGLNQVVSAESANWDVESNAWTFYNGTIYVVAPDGSFRNIITFETQKLQLPRTPLDLAGRTKNDTEMNIAEATQQLELVRQSGDEKMIRRWQIRIMQKYALPFVCVVFGLVGASIGVLPQRTSRATSFGISIVIIFGYYLLSFITNAMGEVGALSPFMSAWLPTLLGLAIGLYLLFRASK, encoded by the coding sequence ATGGATCGCTACATCGCTAAAGAGCTGACCATGCCCTTTTTGTTTGGAGTGGGGGCATTTTCCTCCATTGGCATTTCGATTGGGGCGCTGTTTGAGCTAATTCGCCGTATTACCGAGTCGGGGCTGGCCATTACCCTGGCGGCGCAGATCTTTCTGCTCAAGCTGCCCGAGTTCATTGTGCTGGCCTTTCCCATGTCAACGCTGTTGGCTACCATGATGACCTACAGCCGCTTCTCCAGCGACAGCGAGCTGATTGCCCTGCGGGGGGTGGGGGTAAGCATTCGCCGCATCATCACTCCCGCCGTGGTGCTCAGTCTGTTGGTGACGGGGCTCACCTTTGTGTTCAACGAGCTGATTACTCCCGCCGCCAACTATCGGGCTGCCATCACCTTAGAGCAGGCGCTGAAGTCAGAGCGGCCTCCGTTTCAAGAGCGCAACATCTTTTATCAGGAGTTTCAGCCCGCTAGCGACGACCCTGCTGCCCAGGAGCTGAAGCGCCAGTTCTATGCCCGTCGCTTTGACGGCACCACTATGCATGGGTTGACTATTCTTGACTTTTCCCAGAAAGGGCTCAACCAGGTGGTCAGCGCTGAGTCAGCCAACTGGGATGTGGAGAGCAACGCCTGGACCTTCTACAACGGCACCATCTACGTAGTGGCTCCCGACGGCTCCTTCCGCAATATCATCACCTTTGAGACCCAGAAGCTGCAGCTGCCCCGTACTCCCCTAGATCTGGCGGGCCGCACCAAAAATGACACTGAGATGAACATTGCTGAGGCCACCCAGCAACTGGAGCTGGTACGCCAGAGTGGCGACGAAAAGATGATCCGCCGCTGGCAAATTCGCATTATGCAGAAGTATGCGCTGCCCTTTGTTTGCGTGGTGTTTGGCCTGGTGGGGGCCTCCATTGGGGTGCTGCCTCAGCGCACCAGCCGCGCCACCAGCTTTGGCATCAGCATTGTGATTATTTTTGGCTACTACCTGCTCTCGTTCATTACTAACGCTATGGGCGAGGTGGGGGCGCTGTCGCCGTTTATGTCGGCCTGGCTGCCGACGCTGTTGGGGTTGGCGATTGGCCTATATCTGCTGTTTCGAGCGTCTAAGTAA
- the lptB gene encoding LPS export ABC transporter ATP-binding protein has translation MKIVLDNVQKTYGKRQVVNRVSLSVAQGEIVGLLGPNGAGKTTTFYMATGLERPDAGKVCLDQIDITDLPMHQRARLGIGYLAQEPSIFRNLSVADNILLVMQQTRVPPEEYGDRLQDLLKEFRLEKVANTLGIQVSGGERRRTELARSLASGPEGPSFLFLDEPFAGVDPIAVNEIQEIVAKLRDRDMGILITDHNVRETLRIIDRAYIMSDGQILASGNADDLSNNPLVREHYLGKDFAI, from the coding sequence TTGAAAATCGTACTTGACAACGTTCAAAAGACCTACGGCAAGCGTCAGGTGGTCAACCGGGTTAGCTTGTCAGTGGCCCAAGGCGAAATTGTTGGCCTGCTAGGGCCGAACGGCGCAGGTAAAACCACAACCTTTTATATGGCGACCGGCCTGGAGCGACCTGATGCGGGTAAGGTTTGCCTTGACCAGATCGATATCACTGACCTGCCTATGCATCAGCGAGCGAGGCTAGGCATTGGCTACTTGGCCCAGGAACCAAGCATTTTTCGCAACCTGTCAGTGGCCGACAACATTTTGCTGGTAATGCAGCAGACACGCGTCCCTCCAGAGGAGTATGGCGATCGCCTTCAAGACCTGCTTAAGGAATTTCGCTTGGAGAAAGTAGCCAACACCCTAGGCATTCAGGTGTCAGGGGGAGAACGGCGGCGTACAGAACTGGCCCGCTCTCTTGCCTCTGGCCCCGAAGGTCCCAGCTTTTTGTTCTTGGATGAACCCTTCGCTGGGGTTGACCCCATTGCCGTTAACGAAATTCAAGAGATTGTGGCTAAACTGCGCGATCGCGACATGGGTATTCTCATCACTGATCACAACGTGCGCGAGACCCTGCGCATTATCGATCGCGCCTACATCATGAGCGACGGGCAAATTCTCGCTTCGGGCAACGCTGACGATCTCTCCAACAATCCCCTGGTGCGTGAGCACTACCTGGGCAAAGACTTCGCTATTTAG
- a CDS encoding glycosyltransferase, translating into MSIAQLDAAEQEPRKIAYLVNQYPKVSHSFIRREIAALETQGLTVARFSIRSCADELVDPDDVKELDKTQIVLDHPWSELLLTIAGVVLQRPIAFVTALSLAFQLGFKDESGPLYHLAYLAEACVLLAWFKAANIDHVHAHFGTNSTTVAMLCHVLGGPPYSFTVHGPEEFDKVRAISLAEKIRRAAFVVAISSFGKSQLYRWTALEDWPKVHVVHCGLDQNFLAQEFTPIPEQRHLVCVGRLSGQKGHLLLLEAVKQLIDTGYRFTVVLAGDGEMRSQVEGLIAAYGLQNCVSITGWVSSEVVKAQLLKAQALVLPSFAEGLPVVIMEALAIGRPVITTSIAGIPELVETGVNGWLVVPGSVESLVKAMRAALDTSPAELETMGKSGMAKVAQRHNIDLEAAHLARLFVESGQS; encoded by the coding sequence ATGTCGATCGCTCAACTTGACGCTGCTGAGCAGGAGCCTAGAAAAATAGCCTACCTGGTTAATCAGTACCCTAAGGTTAGCCATAGTTTTATTCGCCGTGAAATTGCTGCCCTTGAAACCCAAGGGCTAACGGTAGCTAGGTTTTCGATTCGCTCCTGCGCTGATGAGCTGGTAGACCCAGACGACGTCAAAGAGCTAGACAAAACTCAGATCGTGCTAGACCATCCCTGGTCTGAGCTGCTACTCACCATCGCCGGGGTTGTGCTACAGCGACCCATAGCGTTTGTAACTGCCCTCAGCTTGGCCTTTCAGCTCGGCTTTAAGGACGAGTCGGGGCCGCTGTATCACTTGGCATACCTGGCCGAAGCCTGTGTGCTGCTGGCTTGGTTTAAGGCTGCCAATATCGACCATGTGCACGCCCACTTTGGCACCAACTCGACGACCGTAGCCATGCTATGCCATGTACTAGGCGGGCCACCCTACAGCTTTACGGTGCATGGCCCAGAAGAGTTTGACAAAGTGAGGGCGATTTCACTAGCCGAAAAAATCAGGCGCGCTGCCTTTGTCGTCGCCATTAGTTCCTTCGGCAAGAGCCAACTGTACCGCTGGACGGCCCTGGAAGACTGGCCCAAAGTCCACGTCGTGCACTGCGGACTCGATCAAAACTTTCTAGCCCAAGAGTTTACACCTATTCCAGAGCAGCGCCACCTGGTCTGTGTGGGGCGCCTCAGTGGGCAAAAGGGCCATTTGCTGCTGCTGGAGGCTGTCAAGCAGCTGATCGATACAGGCTATCGATTTACCGTTGTGCTGGCGGGTGATGGCGAAATGCGATCGCAGGTCGAAGGGTTAATTGCTGCCTACGGACTGCAAAACTGCGTTTCAATTACCGGATGGGTCTCCAGTGAAGTTGTCAAGGCCCAGTTACTCAAAGCTCAGGCGCTGGTCTTGCCCAGCTTTGCCGAGGGCTTGCCCGTTGTTATTATGGAGGCCCTGGCCATAGGGCGACCGGTCATTACTACCTCAATCGCCGGCATTCCTGAGCTGGTCGAAACTGGCGTCAACGGCTGGCTGGTCGTGCCCGGATCGGTGGAGTCGCTGGTCAAGGCTATGCGCGCTGCCCTTGATACCTCCCCAGCAGAGCTAGAGACTATGGGCAAATCAGGCATGGCAAAAGTCGCGCAGCGGCACAATATCGACCTTGAGGCTGCCCATCTAGCCCGGCTTTTTGTTGAGAGTGGCCAAAGCTAG
- a CDS encoding LptA/OstA family protein, whose protein sequence is MARRSRWVWIVAAVAGASVALDGGSLAPLGGAPAQAQDGGTITLRSDIQEANAATGIITARGNVQIDYPTRGIQATSAQADYFSNEDRIVLSGNVVVTQKGNTLRAEVVTYLIEEDRFVATPRPNDQVEAVYILPESPPAPTSNSGGAGARPPAPRPPVVLDVSPVEDGAQPLNPAQ, encoded by the coding sequence ATGGCGCGTAGGTCTCGCTGGGTTTGGATAGTAGCAGCGGTGGCTGGGGCCTCGGTAGCCCTAGATGGAGGTTCTTTAGCTCCGTTGGGTGGGGCACCGGCTCAAGCCCAGGATGGCGGCACCATCACCCTGCGCTCAGACATCCAGGAGGCCAATGCGGCCACGGGCATCATTACCGCCCGGGGCAATGTGCAGATCGATTACCCAACCCGTGGCATTCAGGCTACGTCGGCCCAGGCTGACTATTTCAGCAATGAGGATCGCATTGTGCTCAGTGGCAATGTTGTCGTAACGCAGAAGGGCAACACGCTGCGGGCCGAGGTAGTCACTTACCTGATCGAAGAAGATCGCTTTGTGGCTACCCCTCGTCCCAACGATCAGGTTGAGGCGGTTTATATTCTGCCTGAGTCCCCGCCGGCACCGACGTCAAACAGCGGCGGGGCCGGCGCTCGCCCCCCTGCCCCACGCCCTCCGGTGGTGCTAGATGTTAGCCCCGTTGAGGATGGAGCTCAGCCCTTAAATCCGGCTCAATAA
- a CDS encoding low specificity L-threonine aldolase encodes MLTVPPTTRPLQFASDNYSGICPEALDYLLQANQGDVPAYGDDEWTQKASDAFRNIFEIDCEVFFVFNGTAANSLTLAALCQSYHSVICHELAHVETDECGAPEFASNGSKLLLAQGDNGKLDPADVERLITKRTDIHYPKPKVISLTQATEVGTLYTTDELAALSGLARHHGLKVHMDGARFANALVASGKTPAELTWKADVDVLCCCGTKNGMGIGEAILFFDRSLAEDFAYRCKQAGQLCSKMRFISAPWLGLLETGAWLRNADHANRMAAYLEQQLRQIPEVKLLFPRQANGVFVQMPQSLIDELYRRGWKFYTFIGNDGARLMCGWNTTIEAIDELVADIRDSVSLFR; translated from the coding sequence ATGCTCACCGTCCCGCCGACTACCCGCCCCCTCCAGTTCGCCAGCGACAACTACTCCGGTATCTGTCCTGAAGCCCTAGACTATTTGCTGCAGGCCAATCAGGGAGATGTGCCCGCCTACGGCGACGACGAATGGACTCAAAAGGCCTCGGATGCCTTTCGCAATATCTTTGAAATTGACTGCGAAGTATTTTTTGTCTTTAACGGCACGGCAGCCAACTCCTTAACTTTGGCAGCACTGTGCCAGTCGTACCACAGCGTTATTTGCCACGAGTTGGCCCATGTCGAAACCGACGAGTGCGGTGCCCCTGAATTCGCTAGTAATGGCTCTAAGCTGCTGCTGGCCCAGGGCGACAACGGCAAGCTCGACCCCGCCGACGTGGAGCGGCTAATCACCAAGCGCACCGATATTCACTACCCCAAACCTAAAGTAATTAGCCTGACCCAGGCTACAGAGGTGGGCACTCTTTACACCACCGATGAGCTAGCGGCCCTCAGCGGTCTAGCGCGCCACCACGGGCTGAAGGTGCATATGGATGGGGCTCGCTTTGCTAACGCCCTAGTGGCCTCTGGCAAAACCCCGGCCGAGCTCACCTGGAAGGCTGACGTTGACGTGCTCTGCTGCTGCGGTACCAAAAACGGCATGGGGATAGGCGAAGCGATTCTTTTCTTTGACCGTAGCTTGGCTGAGGACTTTGCCTACCGCTGTAAGCAGGCCGGGCAGCTCTGCTCAAAGATGCGGTTTATCTCGGCTCCTTGGCTGGGGTTGTTGGAAACGGGCGCGTGGCTGCGCAACGCTGACCACGCCAACCGCATGGCCGCCTATCTTGAGCAGCAGCTGCGGCAAATTCCCGAGGTGAAGCTTCTGTTTCCGCGCCAGGCCAACGGGGTGTTTGTGCAAATGCCTCAGTCCCTCATCGACGAGCTTTATCGTCGGGGCTGGAAGTTTTATACCTTCATCGGCAATGACGGGGCGCGGCTGATGTGTGGCTGGAACACGACCATTGAAGCGATCGATGAGCTAGTCGCAGATATTCGAGATTCGGTGAGCTTATTCCGCTAG
- a CDS encoding plasmid pRiA4b ORF-3 family protein, producing MDTMETDLTAETYHLHVELLDSDPYIWRQVTVRGDVSLAELHRVLAAAMGWSGEADYVFKDQGKVLPAGEERSLSTLITQPGEALIYNYAPAQGWLHKVTLEAIAPVGHPLPHCTAGERQCPPEFCNGVWDYVDLIDRLGDGDDPEEIDALWQKVGYDFDPEWFDLAAANQRLQALAE from the coding sequence ATGGACACCATGGAAACTGACTTGACTGCTGAAACCTACCACCTACATGTCGAACTGCTCGACAGCGACCCCTACATCTGGCGACAAGTCACTGTGCGGGGCGATGTCTCCTTGGCGGAACTCCACCGAGTGTTGGCAGCGGCGATGGGGTGGTCGGGGGAGGCTGACTATGTGTTTAAGGACCAGGGTAAAGTTTTGCCGGCTGGGGAAGAGCGATCGCTCTCTACCCTCATCACCCAGCCTGGCGAGGCGCTGATCTACAACTATGCTCCCGCCCAAGGCTGGCTGCACAAAGTCACGTTAGAGGCGATCGCCCCCGTCGGTCATCCCCTTCCCCACTGCACTGCCGGAGAGCGGCAATGCCCGCCGGAGTTTTGCAACGGCGTGTGGGACTACGTTGACCTGATCGATCGCTTGGGCGATGGCGATGATCCTGAGGAAATCGATGCTCTTTGGCAAAAAGTCGGCTACGATTTTGACCCTGAATGGTTTGATTTGGCCGCAGCCAACCAGCGATTGCAGGCTCTAGCGGAATAA
- a CDS encoding chromophore lyase CpcT/CpeT, with the protein MTHATDIHTLARWMAADFSNQQQAFENPPLFAHIRVCMRPLPTETLGGLGLYIEQAYDFMIQQPYRARGMKLIPQGDHILIENYTLKDAEAFYGASRNLDQLSKLTADHFEKTPGCDMIVHWTGHSFKGAVQPGKACMVERNGKTTYLDSEFEIDADQFVSWDRGRDPETHEHLWGSLAGPFEFKRRSSFADEVKE; encoded by the coding sequence ATGACCCACGCCACCGACATTCACACCCTGGCCCGCTGGATGGCGGCAGACTTTAGCAACCAGCAGCAGGCCTTCGAAAACCCGCCGCTGTTTGCCCACATCCGTGTCTGCATGCGCCCCCTGCCCACCGAAACCCTAGGTGGCCTAGGGCTTTACATTGAGCAGGCCTACGACTTTATGATCCAGCAGCCCTACCGCGCCCGAGGCATGAAGCTCATCCCCCAGGGCGATCACATTTTGATTGAGAACTACACCCTCAAGGACGCCGAAGCCTTCTACGGAGCCTCTCGCAATCTCGATCAGCTCTCAAAACTCACTGCTGACCATTTTGAAAAAACCCCTGGCTGCGACATGATTGTCCACTGGACAGGCCACAGCTTTAAGGGAGCGGTTCAACCCGGCAAAGCCTGCATGGTTGAGCGCAACGGCAAGACTACCTATTTAGATAGCGAATTTGAAATCGACGCCGACCAATTCGTCAGCTGGGACCGGGGCCGCGACCCAGAAACCCACGAGCACCTGTGGGGATCGTTGGCAGGGCCGTTTGAGTTTAAGCGGCGATCGAGCTTTGCGGATGAAGTGAAGGAGTGA